One genomic window of Nicotiana sylvestris chromosome 10, ASM39365v2, whole genome shotgun sequence includes the following:
- the LOC104238421 gene encoding NADH dehydrogenase [ubiquinone] 1 beta subcomplex subunit 10-A-like: MGRKKGVEFDEGAPDDFDPNNPYKDPVAFFEMREHLVREKWIDIEKAKILREKLRWCYRIEGVNHLQKCRHLVQQYLDATRGIGWGKDLRPPFMHGPKVVEAVESE, from the exons ATGGGGAGGAAAAAAGGAGTAGAGTTCGATGAAGGAGCACCCGATGACTTCGACCCAAATAACCCGTACAAGGACCCGGTTGCTTTCTTCGAGATGAGGGAGCATTTGGTGAGGGAGAAATGGATCGACATTGAAAAGGCTAAGATCCTCCGTGAAAAGCTCCGTTGGTGCTATCGTATCGAAGGTGTTAATCACCTTCAGAAGTGTCGTCACCTTGTTCAGCAGTACCTTGATGCTACACGTGGCATTGGGTGGGGCAAGGACCTTCGTCCTCCCTTTATGCACG GCCCGAAGGTTGTTGAAGCTGTCGAATCCGAATGA